GCGACAATACTCGCCGTTGCGACTCGACGAGTGAAAATCACCCAAAACGAGGGATCTGTAGCGGGCTGAGAGCTCACTTTGGGTCCTGGTCCCGTCACAGAACGCCCAGTTCGAACACTGCAAGGTAGATCTGCCCACCACCGGCCACTATCATCACCACGGCCGCAACCTGTTGGACCCGTCTCGAGTACGTTCCCAAGGAGCGCCATGAGTCGATTCCGACGCCCGCGAGCAACGTCACTCCAACAAGTGGGAGCGTCACCCCGAGTGCATACACGGCCAGTACGAGGGCACTCGAATGGGCCGGCAATGCGAGCGCTTGGGTGACCACGCCGAAGAGGAGTGGCACCACACAGCCTGCTGCGGCAACTGCATACACGGCACCGAACACACCGAATCCGGTCACTGACGCCGGTCGTTCGGGAAGCGGGACGCGAAGTTCCGGTCCGCGGTTCAGGAGCGTCGCGATGCCGAAGGCGATCAGTCCAACCCCGATAATCGGTTCGAGTACCGGCAGTGCGGTCTTCACTGGCTGACCCACCGCCAGGACGAGCAGCGCGACGACGGCGAGAGCACCGAGTGCGCCTCCGGCAGCAGCACCAGCAGGTGCGAGCATCCCTGTATCCCCATCGTTCTCGCTCAGATAGTACCCCACGTAGCCCGGAAGAAGCGGGAACGCACAGGGTGCGAAGAACGTCGCGACGCCAGCGCTTGCAGCGAAGGCCAGTGCCCCAACGACTGCAGGTTCGACCATGTTACACCAGTGAATCGAGTTGGTCTCGGAGTGTTTTCTCCCCGGCGAGCCCGCTGTGGCCGAACTCGATGGTTCCGTTCTCGTCGGTGATGGCGATGTAGGGGAGTCCTCCCGCTCCGAACGCCGCCAGCAGCTCGCTACCGGGATCCAAGCCGACGGTCCAAGCACCGTTATTGCGATTCCACCACTCGGCGATGTCAGCTTTCGTCAGCGTCTCGCTCGGGCGTT
The DNA window shown above is from Halostella litorea and carries:
- a CDS encoding cytochrome c biogenesis protein CcdA — translated: MVEPAVVGALAFAASAGVATFFAPCAFPLLPGYVGYYLSENDGDTGMLAPAGAAAGGALGALAVVALLVLAVGQPVKTALPVLEPIIGVGLIAFGIATLLNRGPELRVPLPERPASVTGFGVFGAVYAVAAAGCVVPLLFGVVTQALALPAHSSALVLAVYALGVTLPLVGVTLLAGVGIDSWRSLGTYSRRVQQVAAVVMIVAGGGQIYLAVFELGVL